The region CGGCGCGACGAGCCGCTGTCGCTGACGTTCAGCAACGGCTTCGGCGCCGGGCACCTGTTCGCCGCCGACATCGACCCGACGCTGGAGGGCGCCTCGGAGCTGGACAGGACGCTGCCGCGTACGGCGGTGCACCTGCACGGCGCGATCACCCCGCCGGAGGCGGACGGCCACCCCGAGCACACCTTCCGGCCCGGCGCCGAGCTGACGTACCGCCATCCGAACGGACAGGACGCGGCTCATCTGTGGTACCACGACCACGCGATGGGCATCACGCGGCTCAACGCGGTCGCGGGCCTGGCCGGCATGTATCTGCTGCGCGACCGGTACGACACCGGCGCCGCGGACAACCCGCTCGGCCTGCCCGGCGGCGAGTTCGAGGTGCCGCTGACGCTCGCCGACCGCCGCTTCGGGGCCGACGGGTCGCTGGTCTTCCGTACCACCCGCACAATGCCGCAGGGGCACTGGGACGGCGGGACGTACGGCGACGTGATGACGGTCAACGGTGTGGTGTCCCCGTATCTGCGGGTGGCGCGCGGCTGCTACCGCTTCCGGGTGCTCAACGCCTCCAACGCCCGCGCCTACCGGCTGTTCTTCACCAACCGGATGCCGTTCTGGGTGGTCGGCAACGACGCGGGGCTGCTGGACGCCCCGGCCCGCACCACCGCCGTACGCCTCGCGCCCGGCGAACGCCTCGACCTCGTCGTGGACTTCGGCACGCTGGCCGCGGGCGACCACGTGGACCTGACCGACGACCAGCAGGAGTCACCCGAGACGGTCGCCGCCACCGGTGTGGTGCCGCTGGCCGACATCATGCGCTTCGTGGGTACCGGTGTCCGCGGCTTCGCCTCGGCGCCGCCGGCCAGGCTGCGCGGCGGCGCGGGCCGCCCGGCGCCGCTGCCGGCGCTCCCCGCCGCCGGCAGTGTGCCGCGCCGGGTCGTCACCCTCACCCCGGCGCTGGCCGACGGCTGGCCGCCCGCCGGGATGATGATGAACAACCTGCGGTACGACGACGGGCCGATCCTGACCCCGCGGCAGGGCACCGCCGAGGTGTGGGAGTTCGTCAACGCCTCCGCCGAGGCGCACCCCATGCACCTGCACCTGGTGCATATGCGCATCGTCGAGCGGCAGCGCTTCGACGTGGCGGCCTACCGCGCGGCCAACCCGCGCCCGAACCCCGGCACCGCGTGGTCGCCGTCCGCCGACCCGTACCTGCTGGGGGCCGCGCAGCCGCCACTGGCGTGGGAGGCGGGCGCCAAGGACACGGTGGGCTGCCCGCCGGGCATGGTGACCCGGGTCCTGGTCCGCTTCCCCGCGGCGGCGGAACTGGGCTTCGACCCGGACGCGTCCTTCGCCGCCATGAACGGCATGCGCCTGCGGGGCTACGTCTGGCACTGCCACATCCTCGACCACGAGGACGACTGCATGATGGCCCGCTACCGCGTGACCCGCTGAGTCTCCGGCTTCACGAGCACGTCGCCGCTCGGGTACGCGGCCGGCCGCGCACGCCGGGGGCGGGCCGATTGCCGGGGTCCTGCGCCGGTCGCATGCTGGAGGTATGACTCCTGACCTCGCGCAGGACATCAGCGGCTGGGCGGTCGGTACGCCCGGGCCGATCGCGGGCGGGCCGCTGGTACGCGTCCGCCGGGAGGTGGGCGCCCCGGGACCCGGTGAGCTGCTGGTCGAGGTGGAGGCCTGCGGAGTGTGCCGCACCGACCTGCACCTGGCCGAGGGCGACCTCGCCCCGCACCGCCCGGCCACCGTGCCCGGGCACGAGATCGTCGGGCGGGTGCTCGCCGCGGGGGAGGGGGTGACCCGCTTCACGGCCGGCGACCTGGTCGGCGGCGCGTGGCTGCGCGGCACCTGCGGGGTGTGCCGGTACTGCCGGCTCGGCCGGGAGAATCTGTGCCCCGCCTCCGTCTACACGGGCTGGGACGCCGACGGCGGTTTCGCCGAGCGCACTTTGCTGCCGGCCGACTACGTGTACCCGCTGCCCGGCGCGGCCGACCCGGCGCAGCTCGCGCCACTGCTGTGCGCGGGCATCATCGGCTACCGGGCCCTGCGCCGCAGCGACCTCCAGCCGGGCGGCCGGCTCGGTGTCTACGGCTTCGGCGCGTCCGCCCACCTGGCCGCCCAGGTCGCACTGGCGGAGGGCGCCACCGTGCACGTACTGACCCGGTCGCCGGCCGCCCGCGACCTGGCCCTGGCACTGGGCGCGTCCTCG is a window of Streptomyces sp. NBC_01477 DNA encoding:
- a CDS encoding multicopper oxidase family protein, translating into MPHGPSRRSLLAAGGLGGLGALTGLDAFPAAGAEAPLTFASPSLTPYVDELPVPPVLTGDRTIAMAPATHRFHRDLAVARTWSYGGQPYLGPTIEARRDEPLSLTFSNGFGAGHLFAADIDPTLEGASELDRTLPRTAVHLHGAITPPEADGHPEHTFRPGAELTYRHPNGQDAAHLWYHDHAMGITRLNAVAGLAGMYLLRDRYDTGAADNPLGLPGGEFEVPLTLADRRFGADGSLVFRTTRTMPQGHWDGGTYGDVMTVNGVVSPYLRVARGCYRFRVLNASNARAYRLFFTNRMPFWVVGNDAGLLDAPARTTAVRLAPGERLDLVVDFGTLAAGDHVDLTDDQQESPETVAATGVVPLADIMRFVGTGVRGFASAPPARLRGGAGRPAPLPALPAAGSVPRRVVTLTPALADGWPPAGMMMNNLRYDDGPILTPRQGTAEVWEFVNASAEAHPMHLHLVHMRIVERQRFDVAAYRAANPRPNPGTAWSPSADPYLLGAAQPPLAWEAGAKDTVGCPPGMVTRVLVRFPAAAELGFDPDASFAAMNGMRLRGYVWHCHILDHEDDCMMARYRVTR
- a CDS encoding zinc-dependent alcohol dehydrogenase family protein, whose product is MTPDLAQDISGWAVGTPGPIAGGPLVRVRREVGAPGPGELLVEVEACGVCRTDLHLAEGDLAPHRPATVPGHEIVGRVLAAGEGVTRFTAGDLVGGAWLRGTCGVCRYCRLGRENLCPASVYTGWDADGGFAERTLLPADYVYPLPGAADPAQLAPLLCAGIIGYRALRRSDLQPGGRLGVYGFGASAHLAAQVALAEGATVHVLTRSPAARDLALALGASSARDAYDEPPEPLDAAVLFAPVGDLVPVALAALDRGGTLAVAGIHLTDIPALNYQRHLFQERNLRSVTSNTRKDGADFLATATRIGLHATVTRYPLAQADRALTALSADHVNGAAVLLP